A genomic segment from Geitlerinema sp. PCC 7407 encodes:
- a CDS encoding GGDEF domain-containing response regulator, whose translation MTKILVIEDEQDVRDNVLELLEAEGFDVLGAANGQMGVQIAFQESPDLILCDVIMPHLDGYGVLEVLRRNASTATIPFIFMTAKADMADLRLGMELGADDYLTKPCTPKELLRAIAVRLRKQEMLAERYGTQLRQAEERLNHLVYYDSLTNLPNRLLLQEHFEQVASPLCDQRIGIMVIGLDRLSRINETLGHSCGDLLIKAVGDRLASHLESSAILGHLTADKFAILLQRDRPSTEALAKDLVDATAKPFFIGNRELFITSSIGIAFYSQHGAQLDNLIQCANAAMNQVKQRGGDGWEIYQPGMNARSFSDFMLETDLRYALERDQFEVYYQPRVNLRTGQVVGAEALLRWPHPDYGFVSPTQFIPLAEANGLIVPIGEWVLQTVCQQARRWQDAGYPPLQLAVNLSGRQLSEAGLCQRIDHIIRQADIAPEYLELELTESIIVQDVEATLAKLNQLTDLGLQISIDDFGTGYSSLNYLKEFSFHCLKIDRCFVRGIASDSKNSAIAIAIIQMAHGLDLRVVAEGVETEAERAFLHQHHCDEMQGYLVSKPLSAEQFETAFRKMHLMHEAS comes from the coding sequence ATGACCAAAATTCTCGTGATCGAAGATGAACAGGACGTTCGAGACAACGTTCTAGAGCTCCTAGAAGCAGAGGGGTTTGACGTTCTGGGTGCAGCGAATGGGCAAATGGGCGTCCAGATTGCCTTTCAGGAGTCGCCGGACCTGATCCTTTGCGATGTGATCATGCCGCACCTAGATGGCTATGGCGTACTTGAAGTCTTGCGGCGCAACGCTTCGACCGCCACGATTCCGTTCATTTTTATGACGGCCAAGGCTGACATGGCGGATCTGCGCCTGGGTATGGAGCTGGGTGCCGATGACTACCTGACCAAACCCTGCACACCCAAAGAGCTTCTCCGGGCGATCGCCGTTCGGCTCCGCAAGCAGGAGATGCTGGCCGAGCGCTATGGCACGCAGCTACGGCAGGCGGAGGAGCGGCTCAATCACCTGGTCTACTACGATAGCCTGACTAACCTCCCCAATCGGCTCTTGCTACAGGAACACTTTGAGCAAGTTGCTTCACCCCTCTGCGACCAGCGAATCGGGATTATGGTGATTGGGCTCGATCGCCTGAGCCGCATCAATGAAACGCTGGGCCACAGCTGCGGCGATCTGCTCATCAAGGCCGTGGGCGATCGCCTCGCCTCCCACCTCGAAAGCAGCGCCATCCTGGGGCACCTCACCGCCGACAAGTTCGCTATCTTGCTACAGCGCGATCGCCCCAGCACCGAAGCCCTCGCCAAAGACCTAGTCGATGCCACCGCCAAACCTTTTTTCATCGGCAACCGCGAACTCTTCATCACCAGCAGCATCGGTATCGCGTTTTACTCCCAGCACGGCGCTCAGCTCGACAACCTCATCCAGTGCGCCAACGCCGCCATGAATCAGGTCAAGCAGCGGGGCGGCGACGGCTGGGAGATTTACCAGCCGGGGATGAATGCTCGATCCTTTAGTGACTTCATGCTGGAAACGGATCTGCGCTACGCCCTCGAGCGCGACCAGTTCGAGGTGTATTACCAGCCGAGGGTGAATCTGCGGACCGGCCAGGTCGTGGGAGCAGAGGCTCTGCTGCGCTGGCCCCATCCGGACTACGGCTTTGTTTCGCCCACCCAGTTTATTCCGCTGGCCGAGGCAAATGGCCTGATCGTCCCCATTGGCGAGTGGGTGCTCCAAACGGTGTGTCAGCAGGCCAGGCGCTGGCAGGATGCTGGATACCCGCCGCTGCAGCTAGCGGTCAATCTCTCGGGACGCCAGCTCAGCGAAGCGGGCCTGTGCCAGCGTATTGACCACATTATTCGCCAAGCCGACATCGCACCGGAGTATCTGGAGCTGGAGCTGACCGAAAGCATCATTGTGCAGGATGTGGAGGCGACGCTGGCTAAGCTCAATCAGCTCACGGACCTGGGCCTCCAGATTTCGATCGATGATTTTGGGACGGGCTATTCGTCTTTGAACTATCTCAAAGAGTTTTCGTTTCACTGCCTCAAGATCGACCGGTGCTTTGTCCGGGGCATTGCGTCTGACAGCAAGAACAGCGCGATCGCGATCGCCATTATTCAGATGGCCCACGGTCTGGATTTGCGGGTGGTCGCCGAAGGGGTGGAAACGGAGGCAGAGCGCGCCTTTCTGCATCAGCATCACTGCGATGAAATGCAGGGCTACCTGGTCAGCAAGCCCCTGTCAGCCGAGCAGTTTGAGACCGCTTTTCGGAAAATGCACCTGATGCACGAAGCGTCGTGA
- a CDS encoding calcium-binding protein translates to MATIVGTIGNDTRLGTSFTDFIYGRGGSDSLFGLAGNDVIYGDRRPPFSPYNSLLVYNGISGNDSLYGGSGLDILYGDEGNDYLDGGTEADTMYGGVGNDTYVVDNVGDRVFEFLNQGIDTVRSSISYTLGSNLENLTLLGAAITGNGNSLNNVILGNAVSNTLRGYEGNDLIYGFGGNDFIDGGTGADTMYGGTENDIYYVDNVGDRVFEFLNQGTDTVRSTIGYSLTDNVENLELYGTAVNGTGNALNNRITGNASSNVLRGLAGNDVMFGLGGNDIMDGGVGVDTMYGGLNNDVYYVDTVGDRTIEYAGQGTDRTIASISHTLEVNVENLTLTGSAYYGIGNTLNNIIVGNSTSNFINGAAGADTMYGGIGNDIYYVDNVGDRTIEYVGQGIDTVRSTISHTLEANIENLELYGTAIVGNGNALSNRITGNGLSNTLRGYVGNDLMYGLGGNDVMDGGTGIDTMYGGIGNDLYYVDSMGDRTIEYAGQGVDRVISSVNHTLEVNVENLTLTGTAISGTGNTLNNVIVGNSVSNFINGAAGADTMYGGLGNDIYYVDNVGDRTIEYAGQGTDTVRATISHTLEANVENLELYGAAVVGNGNALSNRITGNALNNTLRGYAGDDLMYGLGGNDVMDGGVGVDTMYGGLGNDVYYVDNVGDRTIEYAGQGTDTVVSSISHSLGVHVENLILTGTAYYGIGNTLNNSITGNSASNFLVGGEGSDSLTGGLGNDTLRGVNAAEAAPGVGELDRLTGGGGSDRFELGTVGKKYYDGGAVGSDYAIITDFEFNGTDKIQLQGSNTQYTLGAIGTGTGIYIERGLNDELIGIVENVSVANLNLNNANQFVYV, encoded by the coding sequence ATGGCTACTATTGTTGGAACAATCGGTAATGACACTCGCCTTGGCACTAGTTTTACCGATTTTATTTATGGCCGAGGGGGCAGCGATAGCCTGTTTGGCCTAGCTGGCAATGACGTCATTTATGGCGATCGCCGTCCTCCCTTTTCTCCCTATAATTCACTGCTGGTTTATAACGGAATTTCAGGCAACGATAGCCTCTATGGCGGCAGTGGCCTGGATATTTTGTATGGAGATGAGGGCAACGATTATCTAGATGGTGGCACCGAAGCAGACACCATGTACGGCGGCGTCGGCAACGATACTTATGTGGTTGATAACGTCGGCGATCGCGTTTTTGAGTTCCTTAATCAGGGGATAGATACGGTCCGCTCATCGATTAGCTATACCCTGGGCAGCAACCTCGAAAATTTGACCCTGCTAGGCGCCGCGATCACTGGCAATGGTAATAGCCTCAACAACGTTATTTTGGGTAATGCTGTTAGCAATACCCTGCGGGGTTATGAGGGCAATGACCTAATTTATGGCTTTGGCGGAAACGATTTTATCGATGGCGGTACCGGTGCAGACACTATGTACGGCGGCACCGAAAATGACATCTACTATGTTGATAACGTTGGCGATCGCGTTTTTGAATTTTTGAATCAGGGGACTGACACGGTTCGCTCTACCATTGGCTACTCTCTGACGGATAATGTCGAGAACCTTGAGCTCTACGGCACCGCGGTCAACGGCACCGGCAACGCCCTCAACAACCGCATCACCGGCAACGCTTCTAGCAATGTCCTGCGCGGCTTGGCGGGCAACGACGTGATGTTCGGCCTCGGCGGCAATGACATCATGGACGGCGGCGTGGGCGTCGATACGATGTACGGCGGCCTCAACAACGATGTCTATTACGTCGACACCGTGGGCGATCGCACCATTGAGTACGCGGGCCAGGGCACCGATCGCACCATCGCCAGCATCAGCCACACCCTCGAAGTCAACGTCGAGAATCTGACCCTGACGGGCTCCGCCTACTACGGCATCGGCAACACCCTCAACAACATCATCGTCGGCAACAGCACCAGCAACTTCATTAATGGGGCGGCGGGCGCAGACACCATGTACGGTGGCATTGGAAATGACATTTACTACGTCGATAACGTGGGCGATCGCACCATTGAGTACGTAGGCCAGGGCATCGACACCGTTCGCTCCACCATCAGCCACACCCTCGAGGCCAACATCGAGAACCTCGAGCTCTACGGCACCGCCATCGTCGGCAACGGCAACGCCCTCAGCAACCGCATCACCGGCAATGGTCTCAGCAACACCCTGCGAGGTTATGTTGGCAACGACCTGATGTACGGCCTCGGCGGCAACGACGTCATGGATGGAGGCACCGGCATCGACACCATGTACGGCGGCATTGGAAATGATCTCTACTACGTCGATAGCATGGGCGATCGCACCATTGAGTACGCCGGCCAAGGCGTCGACCGAGTCATCTCCAGCGTCAATCACACCCTCGAAGTCAACGTCGAGAACCTGACCTTGACCGGTACTGCCATCAGCGGCACCGGCAACACCCTCAACAACGTCATCGTTGGTAACAGCGTCAGCAACTTCATCAATGGTGCGGCGGGCGCAGACACCATGTACGGTGGCCTCGGCAATGACATTTACTACGTCGATAACGTGGGCGATCGCACCATTGAGTACGCTGGCCAAGGCACCGACACCGTCCGTGCCACCATCAGCCACACCCTCGAAGCCAACGTTGAGAACCTCGAGCTCTACGGCGCCGCGGTCGTCGGTAACGGCAACGCCCTCAGCAACCGCATCACCGGCAATGCCCTCAACAACACCCTGCGGGGTTATGCTGGCGACGACCTGATGTATGGCCTCGGCGGCAACGACGTCATGGACGGAGGCGTGGGCGTCGACACTATGTACGGCGGCCTCGGCAATGATGTCTACTATGTCGATAACGTGGGCGATCGCACCATTGAGTACGCAGGCCAAGGCACCGACACCGTTGTCTCCAGCATCAGCCACAGCCTGGGCGTTCATGTTGAGAACCTGATTCTGACCGGCACTGCCTACTACGGCATCGGCAACACGCTCAACAACAGCATCACCGGCAACAGCGCCAGCAACTTCCTGGTAGGTGGGGAAGGCAGCGACAGCCTCACCGGCGGCCTGGGCAACGACACCCTGCGAGGCGTCAACGCCGCAGAAGCAGCGCCGGGCGTGGGCGAGCTCGATCGCCTAACTGGTGGCGGCGGCAGCGATCGCTTCGAGCTCGGCACCGTCGGCAAGAAGTACTACGACGGCGGCGCCGTGGGCAGCGACTACGCCATCATCACCGACTTCGAGTTCAACGGCACCGACAAGATCCAGCTCCAAGGCTCCAACACCCAGTACACCTTGGGCGCCATCGGCACGGGCACCGGCATCTACATCGAGCGTGGCCTCAACGACGAGCTGATCGGCATCGTCGAAAACGTGAGCGTTGCGAACCTCAACCTCAATAACGCTAACCAGTTCGTCTACGTCTAG
- a CDS encoding MoaD/ThiS family protein, with protein MSQEIIQVTVKLFAAYQEAYGVPELTLEFPAGTPVAAVRDRLLQAHPELAQWRDVTRFGINYQFVDADTPLQAGDEVVLIPPVSGG; from the coding sequence ATGTCCCAAGAAATCATTCAAGTCACGGTCAAACTCTTCGCTGCTTACCAGGAAGCCTACGGCGTTCCTGAGCTAACCCTCGAGTTTCCCGCTGGCACGCCAGTGGCTGCGGTGCGCGATCGCCTGTTGCAGGCCCACCCCGAGCTGGCCCAGTGGCGCGACGTGACCCGATTTGGCATCAACTACCAGTTTGTGGACGCAGACACGCCGCTGCAAGCTGGCGACGAAGTCGTCCTGATTCCCCCTGTTAGCGGCGGCTAG